In Nitratiruptor sp. YY09-18, a single window of DNA contains:
- the msrA gene encoding peptide-methionine (S)-S-oxide reductase MsrA — translation MHEVAILGGGCFWCLEAVFKRVKGVVKVESGYAGCRRKNPTYEQVCTGTTQCAEVVKITYDPDIISYEELLKIFFAIHDPTQLNRQGADVGTQYRSVIFPQNEKQEEIAKKVIDELNTLFDNKIVTTIERGEFYKAEEYHQNYFDTHPNQGYCQVVIAPKVEKFKKLFSEYVNE, via the coding sequence AGGTGGAGGATGTTTTTGGTGTTTGGAAGCGGTCTTTAAGCGAGTAAAAGGTGTTGTAAAGGTAGAGAGCGGATATGCGGGTTGTAGACGCAAAAACCCTACCTATGAGCAGGTCTGTACTGGCACAACACAGTGCGCAGAAGTTGTAAAGATCACTTATGATCCTGATATTATTAGCTATGAAGAGCTTCTCAAGATCTTCTTTGCTATACACGACCCTACACAGCTCAATAGACAAGGAGCTGATGTTGGAACCCAGTATCGCAGCGTCATCTTTCCTCAAAATGAAAAGCAAGAAGAGATAGCAAAAAAGGTAATAGATGAGCTCAATACACTCTTTGATAATAAGATTGTCACTACAATTGAGCGGGGAGAGTTCTATAAAGCTGAAGAGTATCACCAAAACTACTTTGATACACATCCAAACCAAGGATATTGTCAAGTAGTTATTGCACCAAAAGTAGAAAAGTTCAAAAAACTCTTTAGTGAGTATGTAAATGAGTAA